The following coding sequences lie in one Arabidopsis thaliana chromosome 3, partial sequence genomic window:
- a CDS encoding pinin-like protein (unknown protein; FUNCTIONS IN: molecular_function unknown; INVOLVED IN: biological_process unknown; LOCATED IN: chloroplast; EXPRESSED IN: pollen tube; BEST Arabidopsis thaliana protein match is: unknown protein (TAIR:AT5G39200.1); Has 2247 Blast hits to 1434 proteins in 202 species: Archae - 4; Bacteria - 111; Metazoa - 942; Fungi - 239; Plants - 140; Viruses - 37; Other Eukaryotes - 774 (source: NCBI BLink).), with product METKTENKEHQWKDSVSSRSSSRSSSITSASSDGHFDIRHFPLPKPSLSASEAQKLRESHQAYNSSVSSYTSSSWSSNHQNHLIDLPGYDPTRIPSSVFSSKPGNSTEWSLASNESLFSIHDGNFSISTALRLAEIPRFEETVHVITEINSVPLPPPVKKPNEYEKETIAEKEPYQVENSNSDIEDNEEEEKMSEVESDDEHEEEQTDMIEAEALVEKEVIETVKENKPEDSNSIVSHSPSISCRSDTSNNSIGSFAFPLLQKEDAVTKTPSMQIKGNVSHKRRPEYQLPQSRMLQPQQQLQPYSESNMLTESQPEPQPQRKASKKFESRTQSLKASRTCWFSCFHCPSKCGSFK from the exons atggaaacaaaaactgaaaacaaagaacatcAATGGAAGGATTCAGTTTCTTCAAGGTCATCTTCACGATCGTCATCGATAACATCTGCTTCTTCGGATGGACACTTTGATATCCGACACTTTCCTCTTCCCAAGCCATCATTGTCTGCTTCTGAGGCACAGAAACTGAGAGAGTCACATCAGGCTTATAATTCATCTGTTAGCTCATATACCAGTTCCTCTTGGTCCTCAAATCACCAGAACCATCTTATTGATTTACCCGGTTACGATCCAACCAGAATTCCATCCTCAGTTTTCTCTAGTAAACCGGGTAATTCGACGGAATGGAGTCTAGCTTCTAATGAATCTTTGTTTAGCATCCACGATGGGAATTTTAGCATTTCAACAGCGTTGAGATTGGCTGAGATACCGAGATTTGAAGAAACGGTTCACGTGATAACCGAAATCAACTCGGTTCCTCTTCCACCTCCGGTTAAGAAACCAAATGAATATGAGAAAGAGACGATTGCAGAGAAGGAACCATACCAGGTGGAGAACTCAAACTCAGATATTGAggataatgaagaagaagagaagatgagtGAAGTCGAGAGCGACGACgaacatgaagaagaacaaacagaTATGATCGAAGCGGAGGCTTTAGTAGAGAAAGAAGTAATAGAAACTGTGAAGGAGAATAAACCTGAAGACTCGAACAGTATAGTTTCACATTCTCCGAGCATTTCTTGTCGTTCGGACACTAGCAATAACAGCATTGGTTCTTTCGCATTCCCACT ATTGCAAAAAGAAGATGCAGTTACCAAAACGCCGTCTATGCAAATCAAAGGAAACGTTTCCCACAAGCGAAGACCCGAGTATCAGCTGCCTCAATCGCGAATGCTACAgccacaacaacaactacaacCTTATTCAGAATCTAATATGCTAACTGAGTCTCAGCCGGAACCACAACCACAAAGGAAGGCATCAAAAAAATTCGAGTCTCGAACGCAATCGCTAAAAGCTTCAAGAACCTGCTGGTTCTCTTGCTTCCATTGTCCTTCAAAATGCGGTTCATTCAAGTAG
- the RPK2 gene encoding receptor-like protein kinase 2 (receptor-like protein kinase 2 (RPK2); FUNCTIONS IN: protein serine/threonine kinase activity, kinase activity, ATP binding; INVOLVED IN: lignin metabolic process, protein amino acid phosphorylation, transmembrane receptor protein tyrosine kinase signaling pathway, pollen maturation, anther dehiscence; LOCATED IN: plasma membrane; EXPRESSED IN: 28 plant structures; EXPRESSED DURING: 13 growth stages; CONTAINS InterPro DOMAIN/s: Protein kinase, ATP binding site (InterPro:IPR017441), Protein kinase, catalytic domain (InterPro:IPR000719), Leucine-rich repeat-containing N-terminal domain, type 2 (InterPro:IPR013210), Leucine-rich repeat (InterPro:IPR001611), Serine/threonine-protein kinase-like domain (InterPro:IPR017442), Protein kinase-like domain (InterPro:IPR011009), Serine/threonine-protein kinase, active site (InterPro:IPR008271); BEST Arabidopsis thaliana protein match is: receptor-like protein kinase 1 (TAIR:AT1G69270.1); Has 212351 Blast hits to 140653 proteins in 4689 species: Archae - 161; Bacteria - 19257; Metazoa - 62611; Fungi - 11388; Plants - 92974; Viruses - 608; Other Eukaryotes - 25352 (source: NCBI BLink).), giving the protein MTSLPSSVIKWRFFRRQMPSDVVFSLCLLCFASCLAGKITVLADSDKSVLLRFKKTVSDPGSILASWVEESEDYCSWFGVSCDSSSRVMALNISGSGSSEISRNRFTCGDIGKFPLYGFGVRRDCTGNHGALAGNLPSVIMSLTGLRVLSLPFNSFSGEIPVGIWGMEKLEVLDLEGNLMTGSLPDQFTGLRNLRVMNLGFNRVSGEIPNSLQNLTKLEILNLGGNKLNGTVPGFVGRFRVLHLPLNWLQGSLPKDIGDSCGKLEHLDLSGNFLTGRIPESLGKCAGLRSLLLYMNTLEETIPLEFGSLQKLEVLDVSRNTLSGPLPVELGNCSSLSVLVLSNLYNVYEDINSVRGEADLPPGADLTSMTEDFNFYQGGIPEEITRLPKLKILWVPRATLEGRFPGDWGSCQNLEMVNLGQNFFKGEIPVGLSKCKNLRLLDLSSNRLTGELLKEISVPCMSVFDVGGNSLSGVIPDFLNNTTSHCPPVVYFDRFSIESYSDPSSVYLSFFTEKAQVGTSLIDLGSDGGPAVFHNFADNNFTGTLKSIPLAQERLGKRVSYIFSAGGNRLYGQFPGNLFDNCDELKAVYVNVSFNKLSGRIPQGLNNMCTSLKILDASVNQIFGPIPTSLGDLASLVALNLSWNQLQGQIPGSLGKKMAALTYLSIANNNLTGQIPQSFGQLHSLDVLDLSSNHLSGGIPHDFVNLKNLTVLLLNNNNLSGPIPSGFATFAVFNVSSNNLSGPVPSTNGLTKCSTVSGNPYLRPCHVFSLTTPSSDSRDSTGDSITQDYASSPVENAPSQSPGKGGFNSLEIASIASASAIVSVLIALVILFFYTRKWHPKSKIMATTKREVTMFMDIGVPITFDNVVRATGNFNASNLIGNGGFGATYKAEISQDVVVAIKRLSIGRFQGVQQFHAEIKTLGRLRHPNLVTLIGYHASETEMFLVYNYLPGGNLEKFIQERSTRDWRVLHKIALDIARALAYLHDQCVPRVLHRDVKPSNILLDDDCNAYLSDFGLARLLGTSETHATTGVAGTFGYVAPEYAMTCRVSDKADVYSYGVVLLELLSDKKALDPSFVSYGNGFNIVQWACMLLRQGRAKEFFTAGLWDAGPHDDLVEVLHLAVVCTVDSLSTRPTMKQVVRRLKQLQPPSC; this is encoded by the coding sequence ATGACTTCTTTGCCTTCTTCAGTGATCAAATGGCGTTTTTTCCGCAGACAGATGCCTTCAGACGTTGTCTTCTCGCTCTGCTTACTCTGTTTCGCCTCCTGTCTCGCCGGAAAAATCACTGTTTTAGCTGATTCGGACAAATCCGTGTTGCTTCGGTTTAAGAAAACGGTATCGGACCCTGGTTCGATTCTAGCTAGCTGGGTCGAAGAGAGTGAAGATTACTGCTCCTGGTTTGGTGTATCTTGCGATTCGAGCTCTCGAGTCATGGCTCTTAACATTAGTGGCTCTGGAAGTTCTGAAATTAGTCGAAATCGTTTCACTTGTGGTGATATTGGTAAGTTTCCGTTGTATGGGTTTGGTGTTCGGAGGGATTGTACCGGAAATCATGGAGCTTTGGCGGGGAATTTGCCTTCTGTAATCATGAGTCTCACAGGACTTAGGGTTTTGTCTCTGCCTTTTAATTCGTTTAGTGGAGAGATTCCTGTAGGAATCTGGGGAATGGAGAAGCTTGAAGTTCTTGATCTGGAAGGGAATTTGATGACGGGGTCATTGCCGGATCAGTTTACTGGGTTACGGAATTTGCGGGTTATGAATTTGGGGTTTAACAGAGTTTCAGGTGAAATCCCTAATTCGCTGCAGAATCTGACAAAGTTGgagattttgaatttgggtGGTAATAAGTTGAATGGAACTGTTCCTGGTTTTGTTGGGAGATTCAGAGTGTTGCATTTGCCGTTAAACTGGCTTCAAGGCTCTTTGCCTAAAGATATTGGGGATAGCTGTGGAAAGCTTGAGCATTTAGATTTGTCTGGTAATTTCTTGACTGGGAGGATTCCAGAGAGTTTGGGGAAATGTGCTGGTTTAAGGTCGTTGTTGTTGTATATGAATACGTTGGAGGAGACTATCCCTTTAGAATTTGGGAGTCTTCAGAAGCTTGAGGTTTTGGATGTTTCTAGGAACACTCTTAGTGGTCCATTACCTGTTGAACTTGGAAATTGCTCTTCGTTGTCTGTTCTCGTTCTATCAAATCTGTACAATGTGTATGAAGACATTAATAGTGTAAGAGGGGAAGCTGATCTTCCTCCAGGCGCTGATTTAACCTCGATGACCGAGGATTTCAATTTCTATCAAGGAGGAATCCCGGAGGAAATCACTAGGCTTCCGAAACTAAAGATACTTTGGGTGCCCAGAGCTACGTTAGAAGGTAGATTTCCAGGAGATTGGGGTTCATGTCAAAACTTGGAGATGGTTAATTTGGGTCAGAACTTCTTTAAAGGCGAAATTCCTGTCGGTCTTAGTAAATGCAAGAACCTTCGTCTTCTTGATTTGAGCTCGAATAGGCTTACTGGGGAGCTTCTCAAAGAGATTTCGGTCCCATGCATGAGTGTTTTTGATGTTGGTGGAAACAGCTTATCGGGTGTAATCCCTGATTTTCTCAACAATACCACAAGCCATTGTCCTCCTGTTGTTTACTTTGACAGGTTTTCTATTGAATCTTACAGCGACCCGTCGTCTGTTTATCTCTCCTTCTTTACCGAGAAGGCTCAAGTTGGAACTTCCCTGATAGATCTTGGAAGTGATGGAGGTCCGGCCGTGTTTCATAATTTTGCAGACAACAACTTCACTGGTACTCTCAAGTCTATACCACTTGCACAGGAGCGGTTGGGAAAGCGAGTCTCTTACATATTTTCTGCTGGAGGGAATCGGTTGTACGGGCAATTTCCGGGAAATCTGTTTGATAACTGCGACGAACTCAAAGCTGTTTATGTCAATGTAAGCTTCAACAAGCTCTCAGGTCGGATTCCTCAGGGACTAAACAACATGTGCACTTCTCTTAAGATTCTTGATGCCTCGGTGAATCAGATCTTCGGGCCAATCCCAACAAGTCTCGGGGATCTAGCTTCACTTGTTGCTCTTAATCTGAGCTGGAATCAGTTGCAAGGTCAGATACCGGGTAGCCTCGGGAAGAAGATGGCAGCTTTGACATATCTTTCGATTGCGAATAACAACCTCACGGGGCAAATTCCTCAGAGCTTTGGTCAGTTACATTCCTTGGATGTTCTTGATCTCTCTTCAAATCATCTATCTGGCGGTATTCCTCATGATTTCGTAAACTTGAAGAATCTCACTGTCCTGCTTCTCAACAATAACAACCTCTCTGGCCCAATCCCGTCGGGTTTTGCGACATTTGCTGTTTTCAATGTTTCCTCCAACAATCTGTCTGGTCCAGTTCCTTCAACCAATGGACTGACGAAATGCAGCACTGTTAGTGGAAACCCCTATCTTCGACCTTGCCATGTGTTTTCTCTGACAACACCGTCTTCGGATTCCCGAGACTCCACGGGTGATTCTATCACGCAGGATTACGCATCTTCGCCTGTTGAAAACGCTCCATCTCAGTCGCCAGGAAAGGGTGGATTCAACTCGCTAGAGATCGCCTCAATCGCATCAGCTTCAGCGATTGTCTCGGTACTAATTGCTCTTgtaattctcttcttctacacaAGGAAATGGCATCCGAAATCGAAGATCATGGCCACTACAAAACGAGAAGTCACTATGTTCATGGATATCGGAGTTCCAATAACCTTTGACAACGTGGTTAGAGCCACAGGAAACTTCAACGCAAGCAATCTGATTGGAAATGGTGGATTTGGAGCGACCTACAAAGCAGAAATCTCTCAAGATGTGGTTGTCGCAATCAAACGCCTCTCGATCGGACGGTTTCAGGGAGTCCAACAGTTCCACGCAGAAATCAAAACTCTTGGTAGACTTCGACACCCGAACCTCGTGACTCTCATCGGTTACCACGCTAGCGAAACTGAGATGTTCTTGGTGTACAACTATCTCCCAGGAGGCAACCTCGAGAAATTCATCCAAGAAAGATCCACAAGAGATTGGAGAGTTCTTCATAAGATCGCTCTGGACATAGCTCGAGCACTCGCTTACCTCCACGACCAATGCGTCCCACGGGTGCTTCACCGAGATGTTAAACCGAGTAACATCCTCCTAGATGATGACTGCAATGCGTATTTATCAGATTTCGGGTTAGCGAGATTGCTTGGGACATCGGAAACGCACGCAACAACTGGTGTGGCGGGTACGTTTGGGTATGTAGCTCCCGAGTACGCAATGACATGCAGGGTATCAGACAAAGCAGATGTATACAGCTACGGAGTGGTGCTTCTAGAGCTGCTTTCGGACAAGAAAGCACTTGATCCGTCATTTGTGTCGTATGGTAATGGTTTCAACATAGTGCAATGGGCTTGTATGTTGTTGAGACAAGGAAGGGCAAAGGAGTTTTTCACAGCGGGATTGTGGGACGCAGGTCCGCATGATGATCTAGTAGAGGTTCTGCATTTAGCGGTTGTTTGTACGGTGGATTCTCTGTCGACGAGGCCGACGATGAAGCAAGTTGTAAGACGGTTGAAGCAGCTACAACCTCCGTCGTGTTAG
- the RPK2 gene encoding receptor-like protein kinase 2: MPSDVVFSLCLLCFASCLAGKITVLADSDKSVLLRFKKTVSDPGSILASWVEESEDYCSWFGVSCDSSSRVMALNISGSGSSEISRNRFTCGDIGKFPLYGFGVRRDCTGNHGALAGNLPSVIMSLTGLRVLSLPFNSFSGEIPVGIWGMEKLEVLDLEGNLMTGSLPDQFTGLRNLRVMNLGFNRVSGEIPNSLQNLTKLEILNLGGNKLNGTVPGFVGRFRVLHLPLNWLQGSLPKDIGDSCGKLEHLDLSGNFLTGRIPESLGKCAGLRSLLLYMNTLEETIPLEFGSLQKLEVLDVSRNTLSGPLPVELGNCSSLSVLVLSNLYNVYEDINSVRGEADLPPGADLTSMTEDFNFYQGGIPEEITRLPKLKILWVPRATLEGRFPGDWGSCQNLEMVNLGQNFFKGEIPVGLSKCKNLRLLDLSSNRLTGELLKEISVPCMSVFDVGGNSLSGVIPDFLNNTTSHCPPVVYFDRFSIESYSDPSSVYLSFFTEKAQVGTSLIDLGSDGGPAVFHNFADNNFTGTLKSIPLAQERLGKRVSYIFSAGGNRLYGQFPGNLFDNCDELKAVYVNVSFNKLSGRIPQGLNNMCTSLKILDASVNQIFGPIPTSLGDLASLVALNLSWNQLQGQIPGSLGKKMAALTYLSIANNNLTGQIPQSFGQLHSLDVLDLSSNHLSGGIPHDFVNLKNLTVLLLNNNNLSGPIPSGFATFAVFNVSSNNLSGPVPSTNGLTKCSTVSGNPYLRPCHVFSLTTPSSDSRDSTGDSITQDYASSPVENAPSQSPGKGGFNSLEIASIASASAIVSVLIALVILFFYTRKWHPKSKIMATTKREVTMFMDIGVPITFDNVVRATGNFNASNLIGNGGFGATYKAEISQDVVVAIKRLSIGRFQGVQQFHAEIKTLGRLRHPNLVTLIGYHASETEMFLVYNYLPGGNLEKFIQERSTRDWRVLHKIALDIARALAYLHDQCVPRVLHRDVKPSNILLDDDCNAYLSDFGLARLLGTSETHATTGVAGTFGYVAPEYAMTCRVSDKADVYSYGVVLLELLSDKKALDPSFVSYGNGFNIVQWACMLLRQGRAKEFFTAGLWDAGPHDDLVEVLHLAVVCTVDSLSTRPTMKQVVRRLKQLQPPSC; encoded by the coding sequence ATGCCTTCAGACGTTGTCTTCTCGCTCTGCTTACTCTGTTTCGCCTCCTGTCTCGCCGGAAAAATCACTGTTTTAGCTGATTCGGACAAATCCGTGTTGCTTCGGTTTAAGAAAACGGTATCGGACCCTGGTTCGATTCTAGCTAGCTGGGTCGAAGAGAGTGAAGATTACTGCTCCTGGTTTGGTGTATCTTGCGATTCGAGCTCTCGAGTCATGGCTCTTAACATTAGTGGCTCTGGAAGTTCTGAAATTAGTCGAAATCGTTTCACTTGTGGTGATATTGGTAAGTTTCCGTTGTATGGGTTTGGTGTTCGGAGGGATTGTACCGGAAATCATGGAGCTTTGGCGGGGAATTTGCCTTCTGTAATCATGAGTCTCACAGGACTTAGGGTTTTGTCTCTGCCTTTTAATTCGTTTAGTGGAGAGATTCCTGTAGGAATCTGGGGAATGGAGAAGCTTGAAGTTCTTGATCTGGAAGGGAATTTGATGACGGGGTCATTGCCGGATCAGTTTACTGGGTTACGGAATTTGCGGGTTATGAATTTGGGGTTTAACAGAGTTTCAGGTGAAATCCCTAATTCGCTGCAGAATCTGACAAAGTTGgagattttgaatttgggtGGTAATAAGTTGAATGGAACTGTTCCTGGTTTTGTTGGGAGATTCAGAGTGTTGCATTTGCCGTTAAACTGGCTTCAAGGCTCTTTGCCTAAAGATATTGGGGATAGCTGTGGAAAGCTTGAGCATTTAGATTTGTCTGGTAATTTCTTGACTGGGAGGATTCCAGAGAGTTTGGGGAAATGTGCTGGTTTAAGGTCGTTGTTGTTGTATATGAATACGTTGGAGGAGACTATCCCTTTAGAATTTGGGAGTCTTCAGAAGCTTGAGGTTTTGGATGTTTCTAGGAACACTCTTAGTGGTCCATTACCTGTTGAACTTGGAAATTGCTCTTCGTTGTCTGTTCTCGTTCTATCAAATCTGTACAATGTGTATGAAGACATTAATAGTGTAAGAGGGGAAGCTGATCTTCCTCCAGGCGCTGATTTAACCTCGATGACCGAGGATTTCAATTTCTATCAAGGAGGAATCCCGGAGGAAATCACTAGGCTTCCGAAACTAAAGATACTTTGGGTGCCCAGAGCTACGTTAGAAGGTAGATTTCCAGGAGATTGGGGTTCATGTCAAAACTTGGAGATGGTTAATTTGGGTCAGAACTTCTTTAAAGGCGAAATTCCTGTCGGTCTTAGTAAATGCAAGAACCTTCGTCTTCTTGATTTGAGCTCGAATAGGCTTACTGGGGAGCTTCTCAAAGAGATTTCGGTCCCATGCATGAGTGTTTTTGATGTTGGTGGAAACAGCTTATCGGGTGTAATCCCTGATTTTCTCAACAATACCACAAGCCATTGTCCTCCTGTTGTTTACTTTGACAGGTTTTCTATTGAATCTTACAGCGACCCGTCGTCTGTTTATCTCTCCTTCTTTACCGAGAAGGCTCAAGTTGGAACTTCCCTGATAGATCTTGGAAGTGATGGAGGTCCGGCCGTGTTTCATAATTTTGCAGACAACAACTTCACTGGTACTCTCAAGTCTATACCACTTGCACAGGAGCGGTTGGGAAAGCGAGTCTCTTACATATTTTCTGCTGGAGGGAATCGGTTGTACGGGCAATTTCCGGGAAATCTGTTTGATAACTGCGACGAACTCAAAGCTGTTTATGTCAATGTAAGCTTCAACAAGCTCTCAGGTCGGATTCCTCAGGGACTAAACAACATGTGCACTTCTCTTAAGATTCTTGATGCCTCGGTGAATCAGATCTTCGGGCCAATCCCAACAAGTCTCGGGGATCTAGCTTCACTTGTTGCTCTTAATCTGAGCTGGAATCAGTTGCAAGGTCAGATACCGGGTAGCCTCGGGAAGAAGATGGCAGCTTTGACATATCTTTCGATTGCGAATAACAACCTCACGGGGCAAATTCCTCAGAGCTTTGGTCAGTTACATTCCTTGGATGTTCTTGATCTCTCTTCAAATCATCTATCTGGCGGTATTCCTCATGATTTCGTAAACTTGAAGAATCTCACTGTCCTGCTTCTCAACAATAACAACCTCTCTGGCCCAATCCCGTCGGGTTTTGCGACATTTGCTGTTTTCAATGTTTCCTCCAACAATCTGTCTGGTCCAGTTCCTTCAACCAATGGACTGACGAAATGCAGCACTGTTAGTGGAAACCCCTATCTTCGACCTTGCCATGTGTTTTCTCTGACAACACCGTCTTCGGATTCCCGAGACTCCACGGGTGATTCTATCACGCAGGATTACGCATCTTCGCCTGTTGAAAACGCTCCATCTCAGTCGCCAGGAAAGGGTGGATTCAACTCGCTAGAGATCGCCTCAATCGCATCAGCTTCAGCGATTGTCTCGGTACTAATTGCTCTTgtaattctcttcttctacacaAGGAAATGGCATCCGAAATCGAAGATCATGGCCACTACAAAACGAGAAGTCACTATGTTCATGGATATCGGAGTTCCAATAACCTTTGACAACGTGGTTAGAGCCACAGGAAACTTCAACGCAAGCAATCTGATTGGAAATGGTGGATTTGGAGCGACCTACAAAGCAGAAATCTCTCAAGATGTGGTTGTCGCAATCAAACGCCTCTCGATCGGACGGTTTCAGGGAGTCCAACAGTTCCACGCAGAAATCAAAACTCTTGGTAGACTTCGACACCCGAACCTCGTGACTCTCATCGGTTACCACGCTAGCGAAACTGAGATGTTCTTGGTGTACAACTATCTCCCAGGAGGCAACCTCGAGAAATTCATCCAAGAAAGATCCACAAGAGATTGGAGAGTTCTTCATAAGATCGCTCTGGACATAGCTCGAGCACTCGCTTACCTCCACGACCAATGCGTCCCACGGGTGCTTCACCGAGATGTTAAACCGAGTAACATCCTCCTAGATGATGACTGCAATGCGTATTTATCAGATTTCGGGTTAGCGAGATTGCTTGGGACATCGGAAACGCACGCAACAACTGGTGTGGCGGGTACGTTTGGGTATGTAGCTCCCGAGTACGCAATGACATGCAGGGTATCAGACAAAGCAGATGTATACAGCTACGGAGTGGTGCTTCTAGAGCTGCTTTCGGACAAGAAAGCACTTGATCCGTCATTTGTGTCGTATGGTAATGGTTTCAACATAGTGCAATGGGCTTGTATGTTGTTGAGACAAGGAAGGGCAAAGGAGTTTTTCACAGCGGGATTGTGGGACGCAGGTCCGCATGATGATCTAGTAGAGGTTCTGCATTTAGCGGTTGTTTGTACGGTGGATTCTCTGTCGACGAGGCCGACGATGAAGCAAGTTGTAAGACGGTTGAAGCAGCTACAACCTCCGTCGTGTTAG
- the TMAC2 gene encoding AFP2 (ABI five-binding protein 2) family protein (TWO OR MORE ABRES-CONTAINING GENE 2 (TMAC2); CONTAINS InterPro DOMAIN/s: Protein of unknown function DUF1675 (InterPro:IPR012463); BEST Arabidopsis thaliana protein match is: ABI five binding protein 3 (TAIR:AT3G29575.4); Has 163 Blast hits to 161 proteins in 14 species: Archae - 0; Bacteria - 0; Metazoa - 0; Fungi - 0; Plants - 163; Viruses - 0; Other Eukaryotes - 0 (source: NCBI BLink).), with amino-acid sequence MEMIRGRGIPNGVVQVPNLSANNLLQKFFIASNHFCQRDSEHGENQQEAKKREDEAEEDEKDVELTLGLSLNGQFGTDPRSRKRRHFELGRSSSIPEGFVFDEQRSGGGNGGDMRRIVGRGGSDMFQLDRTRSLPVVTEMDIEKERKVSEKTRAFMESPVTNRGAYLTKDKNRGQAVETEKPRAFLEFKIPPTKEGKKEKDRLVVTGPVNGKGKNGNTAKKQKNNVENSGMEKARNILEDMPCVSTRDVGADGKRVEGFLYWYGGNKEEVKIVCVCHGSFLSPAEFVRHGGGTVSDDDGGDVMINPLRHIVVKLPSSSI; translated from the coding sequence ATGGAGATGATAAGAGGCAGGGGAATCCCAAACGGCGTCGTTCAAGTACCCAATCTTTCTGCTAATAATCTCTTGCAGAAGTTTTTCATCGCAAGCAACCATTTTTGTCAGCGAGACTCTGAGCATGGTGAGAATCAACAAGAagcgaagaagagagaagatgaagcagaagagGATGAGAAAGACGTGGAGCTAACGTTAGGTCTTTCGCTTAATGGACAGTTTGGTACGGATCCGAGATCGAGAAAAAGGAGGCACTTTGAACTGGGTCGATCTTCTTCGATACCGGAAGGTTTCGTCTTCGATGAACAAAGATCCGGCGGCGGTAACGGCGGAGATATGCGTCGTATTGTGGGCCGTGGAGGCTCAGACATGTTTCAGCTGGATCGGACGCGTTCTCTGCCGGTCGTAACGGAGATGGATATAGAGAAAGAGCGGAAGGTGTCAGAGAAGACGAGGGCATTTATGGAATCTCCGGTTACAAACAGAGGAGCATAtctaacaaaagataaaaacagaggCCAAGCCGTCGAAACAGAGAAGCCGAGGGCATTTCTGGAATTTAAGATTCCTCCGACCAAGgagggaaagaaagaaaaagatcgGTTGGTTGTCACTGGTCCGGTCAACGGGAAGGGTAAAAATGGAAATACGgcgaagaagcagaagaataATGTGGAAAATTCAGGAATGGAGAAGGCGAGGAACATTCTTGAAGACATGCCTTGTGTGTCGACGAGAGATGTCGGAGCCGACGGGAAACGAGTGGAAGGGTTTCTTTACTGGTACGGAGGGAACAAGGAGGAGGTCAAGATAGTTTGTGTTTGCCACGGCAGTTTTCTTTCTCCGGCGGAATTTGTTAGGCACGGCGGAGGTACCGTCAgcgatgatgatggtggtgatgTTATGATTAACCCTCTTAGACATATTGTTGTTaaacttccttcttcttctatctag